In Laspinema palackyanum D2c, a genomic segment contains:
- a CDS encoding phycobiliprotein lyase, whose translation MDIIEFFQHSAGKWFSQRTCQDLPAVKSVAGTTDLWLDALSSEDPEAIALCQEHGIDPAEALGGVRIRWENKPSDSEPKQSGSTLLVAIGNGSQPNEGQLLRKSPTSEPLPTQSRYIIGSDDVVTFIAESDNLYTEERIWFASDNLRLRTHVVKRSDGFSLASFYSEIRMGGKPKEA comes from the coding sequence ATGGATATTATCGAGTTTTTCCAACATAGTGCCGGGAAGTGGTTTTCCCAACGAACCTGTCAAGATCTCCCTGCGGTCAAATCTGTAGCAGGCACAACTGACCTTTGGCTGGATGCCTTGTCATCGGAGGACCCAGAGGCGATCGCCCTTTGTCAAGAGCATGGCATTGATCCGGCAGAGGCATTAGGTGGCGTGCGGATTCGATGGGAAAATAAACCCAGCGACTCTGAACCGAAACAATCGGGTTCAACTCTTTTAGTGGCGATCGGCAATGGTTCTCAACCGAATGAAGGCCAATTGCTTCGCAAATCCCCGACTTCTGAGCCATTACCAACTCAGAGTCGTTACATTATTGGCAGTGATGATGTAGTGACGTTCATTGCGGAATCTGACAATCTTTATACAGAAGAACGGATCTGGTTTGCCAGTGATAATTTGCGCCTAAGAACTCATGTTGTTAAGCGATCGGATGGATTTAGTCTAGCTTCTTTCTACAGTGAAATTCGCATGGGCGGAAAACCCAAGGAAGCTTAA
- a CDS encoding HHL1-like protein: MGKCNRPKKTGKCTAKRAAAAQKYEKMKEGERPEFHVFR; this comes from the coding sequence TTGGGAAAGTGCAACCGCCCAAAGAAAACCGGCAAATGCACAGCAAAGCGGGCGGCGGCAGCACAGAAGTATGAGAAAATGAAAGAAGGGGAAAGGCCCGAATTTCATGTTTTTAGATGA
- a CDS encoding diguanylate cyclase, giving the protein MSTLKQIAMELKDLPISSLSPETAIERKVVTVSPETPLDQALGLMLPEKTACPLPPAPWVDSKTREDVGPICLLVIENEQLVGLLTEWDFVRLGAEKAELKYTTVRDVMTQNIVTIKESDFSDIFSVLKIFRSHKIRHLPLLNDGGNVRGIVTLDSIRKVLKPADLLKGKRVEEVMATDLIHVPPTTSVFQAAHLMSEYRLAAIIVTENREPAPEQEDPNSPSFSLPVGVITERDILHFMALELDLEKIQVGDVMSEPLLCLNHQESVWTAHQQMLRRQVERLIICGNQGELLGIITQGILMQTLDPSQLYGVIQGLEQKVWKLQAEKVELLHSRNIQLEREVNLRTNKLHEQASRERLLNKIALRIRESLNLHEILNTTVSQVRQLLKTDRVIIYEFEPDWSGKVEVESVRDKHLSILGQTLQDNCFKETALSWYQQGQTRAIDDIYNANLNPCHIEFLEGFQVRANLVVPILQGEDLWGLLIAHHCLDRRKWTPSEIDFLEKLATQVAIAINQSTLFQQAQTELARATRAEAELQKSKDELEIKVQERTAELKAANDQLQREIQERKQAEMDLLSSQRFIQRIAETTPNILYIYDLLQEKDVYKNRSIGEILDYTPEQIEEMGENIFQEILHPDDVAQVTEHFQQRILLKEEEILEMEYRLRDAHDRWRWFISRDMVFSRNAEGLPNQILGTATDITSRKRAEEELQQANFTLKGWVSELELRNQEMDMLGQMNEFLQACLSVDEAYKALDTLLQPLFPGTSGAIFMINQSKNLVEAMAKWGDDLPTHTFFSPSDCWALRRGRLHWIDRTNAGLACKHIHSNKNPAQSLCVQMIAQGETLGMLYLASEDERYLTPGKRQLARTVSEQVSLALANLKLRETLHQQSIRDPLTGLFNRRYLEESLNREIHRALRTKRSLAIVMIDVDRFKQFNDTFGHDAGDAVLRELGTFLQTNVRTSDIACRYGGEELTLIFPDADLEDAARRAEALRQGIKELKITHRGQVLDQITISMGVSACPDCGTDGDDLVKAADAALYRAKKEGRDRTVVACP; this is encoded by the coding sequence GTCTACTTTAAAACAAATTGCTATGGAGCTTAAAGATTTACCCATTTCCTCTTTATCCCCCGAAACGGCTATTGAGAGAAAAGTAGTAACTGTTTCTCCAGAGACCCCCTTAGACCAGGCCCTCGGGTTGATGCTGCCAGAAAAAACAGCCTGTCCCTTGCCCCCCGCACCTTGGGTAGACTCCAAAACCCGAGAAGACGTCGGGCCCATCTGTTTGTTGGTCATTGAAAATGAGCAACTGGTGGGCCTATTAACTGAATGGGATTTTGTCAGACTAGGCGCTGAAAAAGCCGAGTTAAAATACACCACCGTTCGGGATGTAATGACTCAAAATATTGTTACCATTAAAGAATCAGATTTTAGTGATATTTTTAGTGTTTTAAAGATATTTAGGAGCCATAAAATTCGGCATCTTCCCCTCTTGAACGACGGGGGAAATGTCCGAGGAATCGTCACCCTAGATAGCATTCGTAAAGTGCTAAAACCGGCGGATTTACTCAAGGGAAAACGAGTGGAAGAAGTGATGGCAACCGATCTAATTCATGTGCCACCCACCACCTCCGTTTTCCAAGCGGCTCATTTGATGTCTGAGTATCGACTCGCCGCGATTATTGTCACCGAAAATAGAGAACCGGCCCCAGAGCAAGAGGACCCGAATTCCCCATCATTTTCCTTGCCGGTGGGGGTGATTACGGAACGAGATATTTTGCATTTTATGGCGTTAGAACTCGACCTAGAGAAGATCCAAGTGGGAGATGTGATGAGCGAACCCCTGTTGTGTTTAAACCATCAGGAATCCGTTTGGACTGCTCATCAACAAATGCTGCGACGACAGGTCGAACGCTTGATTATTTGTGGCAATCAAGGGGAACTACTGGGGATTATCACCCAGGGAATTTTAATGCAAACCCTTGACCCCAGTCAACTCTATGGGGTAATTCAGGGATTAGAACAAAAAGTGTGGAAACTCCAAGCGGAAAAAGTTGAATTGCTGCACAGTCGCAATATTCAACTGGAAAGAGAAGTTAACCTTCGCACGAATAAGCTGCATGAACAGGCATCCCGGGAACGGCTGCTGAATAAAATTGCCCTGAGAATTCGGGAATCGTTGAATCTGCATGAGATTCTGAATACGACGGTATCCCAAGTCAGACAGCTTTTAAAAACGGATCGGGTGATTATTTATGAATTTGAACCCGATTGGAGTGGAAAGGTAGAAGTTGAATCGGTGCGGGATAAACACCTGTCAATTTTGGGGCAAACCCTTCAAGATAATTGCTTTAAGGAAACGGCACTGAGCTGGTATCAACAAGGTCAAACCCGGGCGATCGATGATATTTACAACGCCAACTTAAACCCTTGCCATATTGAGTTTTTAGAAGGGTTTCAGGTTCGGGCGAACTTAGTGGTGCCAATTTTGCAAGGGGAAGATTTATGGGGATTGTTGATTGCCCATCACTGTCTCGATCGCAGAAAATGGACCCCCTCAGAAATTGATTTCTTAGAAAAGTTGGCAACCCAAGTGGCGATCGCCATCAATCAATCCACTCTATTTCAACAAGCCCAAACTGAACTCGCTCGCGCCACCCGCGCCGAAGCCGAATTACAAAAATCCAAAGATGAATTAGAAATCAAAGTGCAAGAGCGCACTGCCGAATTAAAAGCAGCAAATGACCAATTGCAACGGGAAATTCAAGAGCGCAAGCAGGCCGAAATGGACCTGCTCTCTAGTCAAAGATTTATCCAAAGAATCGCCGAAACTACTCCGAATATTCTCTATATTTATGACCTTTTACAAGAAAAAGATGTCTATAAAAATCGGTCCATTGGGGAAATTTTAGACTATACCCCAGAACAAATTGAGGAAATGGGAGAAAACATTTTTCAAGAAATTTTGCATCCTGACGATGTAGCCCAGGTTACGGAACATTTCCAACAACGCATCCTCCTCAAAGAGGAAGAAATTCTAGAAATGGAATATCGGCTCAGAGACGCCCACGATCGCTGGCGGTGGTTTATCAGCCGAGATATGGTCTTTTCCAGAAATGCCGAAGGCTTACCCAATCAAATTCTGGGGACCGCCACGGATATCACCTCTCGTAAACGCGCGGAAGAAGAGTTGCAACAAGCCAATTTCACCCTCAAAGGATGGGTCAGCGAACTGGAACTGCGGAACCAAGAGATGGATATGCTGGGGCAGATGAACGAATTTTTACAAGCCTGCTTGAGCGTAGACGAAGCCTACAAAGCCCTGGACACACTGCTGCAACCGTTATTCCCGGGGACCTCCGGTGCCATATTCATGATCAATCAGTCCAAAAATTTGGTCGAGGCGATGGCAAAGTGGGGGGATGATCTGCCCACCCATACCTTCTTTTCGCCGAGTGACTGTTGGGCATTGCGTAGAGGTCGCCTGCATTGGATCGATCGCACCAATGCCGGATTAGCCTGTAAACATATTCACTCGAATAAAAACCCCGCCCAGTCCCTATGCGTGCAGATGATTGCCCAAGGAGAAACCTTGGGAATGCTCTACTTAGCCAGTGAAGACGAGCGATATTTGACCCCAGGGAAGCGCCAATTAGCGCGGACCGTTTCCGAACAGGTGTCTTTGGCCCTAGCTAACTTAAAACTGCGCGAAACCCTGCACCAGCAGAGCATTCGCGACCCCTTGACCGGGTTATTTAACCGGCGGTATTTGGAAGAATCGTTGAATCGGGAGATTCATCGGGCCTTGCGAACCAAGCGATCGCTGGCAATTGTGATGATTGATGTGGATCGATTTAAGCAATTTAATGATACCTTCGGTCATGATGCTGGAGATGCAGTCTTGCGAGAACTCGGAACCTTTTTGCAAACTAATGTCCGCACCTCAGACATTGCCTGTCGCTATGGGGGGGAGGAGTTGACCCTGATTTTCCCCGATGCAGATTTAGAAGATGCCGCCCGTCGAGCCGAGGCCCTGCGCCAAGGGATCAAGGAGTTGAAAATCACTCATCGCGGTCAAGTTCTGGATCAGATTACAATCTCGATGGGCGTCTCAGCTTGTCCCGATTGCGGGACTGACGGTGACGACTTGGTTAAAGCGGCAGATGCAGCCCTGTATCGGGCCAAAAAAGAGGGACGCGATCGCACCGTCGTTGCCTGCCCTTGA
- a CDS encoding nitric oxide synthase oxygenase translates to MQELETLNNQSIIRLTEISATDFPVSNSYKYKCRVQVISHEGETSLEKELFVRMQPNWLVDLKNQGDCTIAITLCYREGDITHPWQDAGTVTFTTEDCLKGERNADLEFPITTWEQAPELKLKARLTQSSSETISNTITVFSKQNSSRRRTQGTAEKAEFELPQPTILTPPEEVIVKDVWNKLRAWKELQMEKFFKRLLLEEPELEYLFGEAIDSMSDFFYELFDCAIHQLQPETQIILAEPLTGVPPEQEHGFKTVAEYGSFFADTGMRPQHWLKARQVWMWMLPSTAYLEEYDREDLSKSENSALYKFFTTHIILPMVEAIHHYEAALPPETLKEMAACWEVFSQNKQQMGMEFYQILFEKYPFVLPIFGRADMDYLSLHLFQALEFLVRCLKTGSSDEMLQELRFLGQVHSFADVPSCAYSAISDTLFILFDRYLPNFTPELRQGWQILLDRVVNVVKMPMINQERLLKKAKQFLNVIASEQAWEAEDKERRWKEIKEEVKATGTYTHSYEELAYGTQVAWRNASKCVGRIAWNNMVVRDRRHVTDPDEMFRECQEHVKFATNGGNLQITMTVFRPKQPKERWGVRFWNSQLYRYAAYQQPDGSILGDPANLDLTKAIIKLGWQPPQPPTAYDILPVVIEVPGQAPKMYHWEPEEVLEVHIEHPTIPEFKALGMRWYAIPAISNFSVHVGGIHYGCMPFNGWYMDTEIMRDFLDEYRYNKMEEIAQVLKLDTSSEQTLWRDRVALELNTAILYSFQQAKVTMVDHQTASRQFMTHDLREKKAGRECPAEWAWVVPATGGSICPVWHHSMRDFYLEPAYHHAADRWAVEDGLDLEKLAVVADEDGNKQDRILILYASETGTAEGFARKAARQLNRYRPQVMALDEYNTNNLASEKLLLVVTSTFGNGEMPSKGKRFLQWLQQQPKGSLQGLNYSVLGIGSTVYEQFCAAAISVDKALAKAGANCIVPIHKGDEIKGQAETFKQWLGLVSRVMGEDATSGNTATSTPKLAVTFLEEAILPLSAREGGIPVPVVANQELLQEVIAGSRSTRFIALDLSNTDLQYETGDHVAVHPCNPPELVQRLCDRLNLNPHAYFTAQYVTSSGESLEDQPPIAVPSTVHQVFSEDLDLGLRAPFTELLAYLYSTVENPQEKYRLETWLEILRQGDENPDSIALKKNLTDNFISVVDLLEEFPSAPIELGILLELLPKQKPRLYSISSCPLLHPRQIQITVGVLQIKTDAGKVRQGLCSNYLAGLQPGSSVRIGVITSAFRPPADSQSPILMVGPGTGVSPLIAFLQHREALQNQGVPLGEASLYFGCRNHSDFIYQEPLQTWQNQGVLTELNVAFSRLGEQKQYVQNLMEQQPEKIWKILSHPQCHYYVCGDAKMADDVFAVMMNIAKKQGQLTHAEMVEFFDRMKQEKRFFTDVWGVQLHFKQAIEEVQKNNYSKAALWLNRIKDSVDAYKPESNPIFYEALQKHFPGALPMPVYMQITYETLGDYGFENKNTMGMTTLCRDEITEPFLTEVVRKWGNSFNCSSLAGFVMMGKTAVAAATDHVPIVGDKRRFAFYAMPHIAISKDGEVGKVYRYGIQKVSHACGALEAIAKELLSGKLMLEMDMQDVEQTIIRQKILSNIHYGDKPNLIEITKLASQIISKDIQSLFSVVDPSMFEYAVMTGIQIHGPMDTNWIYPLEFYVVGQDIAGGKEEIPVFKEMQTQEDEMMLTSVG, encoded by the coding sequence ATGCAAGAACTAGAAACCCTTAATAACCAGAGCATTATTCGTCTAACTGAAATTTCTGCTACTGACTTTCCGGTTAGTAATAGCTATAAGTACAAGTGTCGAGTACAGGTAATCTCTCATGAGGGAGAGACTTCCCTGGAAAAGGAGTTGTTTGTCCGAATGCAGCCCAACTGGCTAGTGGACTTAAAGAATCAAGGGGACTGCACGATCGCCATTACCCTTTGCTATCGAGAAGGAGACATTACTCATCCCTGGCAAGATGCAGGAACCGTTACATTTACGACAGAAGATTGTCTAAAAGGTGAACGTAATGCTGATTTGGAATTTCCCATCACCACCTGGGAACAAGCCCCGGAGTTAAAACTGAAAGCCCGTCTAACCCAAAGCAGCAGTGAAACCATTAGCAACACCATTACAGTATTTAGCAAACAAAATAGTTCTCGTCGGCGAACTCAAGGTACAGCAGAAAAAGCAGAATTTGAGCTTCCTCAACCCACAATACTGACACCGCCAGAAGAAGTCATTGTCAAAGATGTATGGAACAAATTGCGCGCTTGGAAAGAACTCCAAATGGAGAAATTTTTCAAGCGCTTACTGCTAGAAGAACCAGAATTAGAGTATTTATTTGGTGAAGCCATTGACAGTATGAGCGACTTTTTTTATGAGTTGTTCGACTGTGCCATTCACCAACTGCAACCCGAAACTCAAATTATCCTGGCAGAACCCTTAACAGGTGTGCCACCAGAACAGGAACATGGTTTTAAAACCGTAGCAGAATATGGAAGTTTCTTTGCTGATACGGGAATGCGTCCTCAACATTGGTTAAAGGCGCGACAGGTGTGGATGTGGATGCTACCCTCAACGGCTTATTTAGAAGAATATGACCGCGAAGATTTGAGCAAAAGTGAGAATTCTGCCCTCTACAAGTTCTTCACTACCCATATAATTTTGCCGATGGTAGAGGCGATCCATCACTATGAAGCTGCATTACCACCGGAAACACTCAAAGAAATGGCAGCTTGCTGGGAGGTGTTTAGCCAGAACAAGCAGCAAATGGGGATGGAATTTTACCAAATTTTATTTGAGAAATATCCATTTGTATTGCCGATTTTTGGGCGGGCAGATATGGATTATCTATCCCTACATTTATTCCAAGCTTTAGAATTTCTAGTGCGCTGTCTGAAGACGGGTAGCAGTGATGAGATGTTGCAGGAACTGCGGTTTTTGGGGCAAGTTCACAGCTTTGCAGATGTGCCTAGCTGTGCCTATTCTGCGATCTCTGATACCCTATTTATCTTGTTTGACCGATATTTACCTAATTTCACCCCAGAACTACGGCAGGGGTGGCAGATATTGCTCGATCGCGTAGTGAACGTGGTTAAGATGCCTATGATCAATCAAGAACGGCTGCTGAAAAAAGCCAAACAGTTCCTAAATGTGATTGCATCGGAACAGGCATGGGAAGCAGAAGATAAGGAAAGACGGTGGAAAGAAATTAAAGAGGAAGTCAAAGCCACCGGCACCTATACCCACAGCTATGAAGAACTGGCCTATGGAACTCAAGTAGCATGGCGCAACGCCTCAAAATGTGTAGGACGAATTGCCTGGAATAATATGGTAGTGCGCGATCGCCGCCATGTCACGGATCCCGATGAAATGTTCCGTGAGTGTCAGGAACACGTCAAATTTGCCACCAATGGGGGCAATTTGCAGATCACCATGACCGTATTTCGTCCCAAACAGCCTAAGGAAAGATGGGGCGTGCGCTTTTGGAATTCCCAACTCTATCGCTATGCAGCTTATCAACAGCCCGATGGCAGCATTTTGGGCGATCCCGCCAATCTGGATCTAACCAAGGCCATTATCAAATTAGGGTGGCAACCCCCACAACCCCCCACCGCTTATGACATCCTCCCTGTGGTGATTGAAGTTCCCGGTCAAGCACCAAAAATGTATCATTGGGAACCGGAAGAAGTCCTAGAAGTGCACATTGAACATCCCACAATTCCCGAATTTAAAGCCCTGGGAATGCGTTGGTATGCCATTCCTGCTATTAGTAACTTCTCCGTTCATGTGGGCGGTATCCATTATGGCTGTATGCCCTTCAATGGCTGGTATATGGATACCGAGATTATGCGGGATTTCCTCGATGAGTACCGCTATAACAAAATGGAGGAAATTGCCCAAGTTCTGAAATTAGATACCAGTTCTGAACAAACGTTATGGCGCGATCGCGTAGCCTTGGAACTAAACACGGCTATTCTCTACTCCTTTCAACAAGCAAAGGTGACAATGGTGGATCACCAAACCGCCTCCCGTCAATTTATGACCCATGATTTACGGGAAAAGAAAGCGGGGCGAGAATGTCCAGCCGAATGGGCTTGGGTTGTACCCGCCACCGGGGGCAGTATATGTCCAGTATGGCATCATTCCATGCGAGATTTTTATTTAGAACCGGCCTATCATCATGCCGCGGACCGTTGGGCAGTTGAAGATGGATTGGATCTAGAAAAACTCGCAGTGGTTGCCGATGAGGACGGAAATAAACAAGACCGGATTTTGATTCTTTATGCTTCGGAAACCGGAACAGCAGAAGGTTTTGCCCGTAAGGCCGCCCGTCAACTCAATCGCTACCGTCCCCAGGTCATGGCATTGGATGAATACAACACCAACAATCTGGCCTCAGAAAAGCTGTTATTAGTGGTTACTTCCACCTTTGGTAATGGCGAAATGCCCAGCAAAGGTAAGCGATTTTTACAATGGTTACAACAACAACCCAAGGGTTCGCTTCAAGGCTTAAATTATTCGGTGTTGGGCATTGGGAGCACGGTTTATGAACAATTCTGCGCCGCCGCAATTTCCGTAGATAAGGCATTGGCAAAAGCCGGGGCAAACTGCATTGTACCGATTCACAAAGGGGATGAAATTAAAGGACAGGCCGAAACTTTTAAACAGTGGTTGGGCTTAGTTTCCCGCGTGATGGGTGAAGATGCGACCTCCGGTAATACTGCCACTTCAACCCCTAAACTTGCTGTTACCTTCCTGGAGGAAGCGATACTTCCCCTGTCTGCAAGGGAAGGCGGTATTCCTGTTCCGGTGGTTGCCAATCAAGAACTATTGCAAGAAGTGATTGCGGGTAGTCGTTCCACTCGCTTTATTGCCTTGGATTTGAGTAATACTGACCTCCAGTATGAAACAGGTGATCACGTTGCTGTGCATCCCTGCAATCCCCCCGAGTTGGTACAGCGATTGTGCGATCGCCTCAATCTTAATCCTCATGCTTACTTTACCGCTCAATACGTTACTTCTAGCGGTGAATCTTTAGAAGATCAACCCCCTATTGCCGTTCCTAGCACAGTTCATCAAGTCTTCTCAGAAGACCTGGATCTGGGATTGCGAGCACCCTTTACGGAGTTATTAGCTTACCTGTATTCCACTGTAGAGAACCCCCAGGAAAAATATCGCCTGGAAACCTGGTTAGAAATTTTGCGCCAGGGGGATGAAAACCCCGATAGTATCGCCCTCAAAAAGAACCTCACCGATAACTTTATTAGTGTGGTGGATCTGTTGGAGGAATTTCCTTCGGCCCCCATTGAACTGGGTATCCTGTTGGAATTGTTACCCAAGCAAAAACCTCGGCTGTACTCCATTTCTTCCTGTCCCTTACTCCATCCTCGACAAATTCAAATCACCGTAGGTGTACTGCAAATTAAAACCGATGCAGGTAAAGTACGCCAGGGACTTTGTTCTAACTATCTGGCTGGACTGCAACCGGGTTCCTCGGTGCGGATTGGTGTGATTACTTCGGCTTTCCGTCCTCCTGCTGATTCCCAATCCCCGATCTTGATGGTAGGACCCGGAACGGGAGTTTCTCCTTTAATCGCCTTCCTTCAGCATCGAGAAGCACTGCAAAACCAAGGAGTGCCGTTAGGGGAAGCAAGTCTATATTTCGGATGCCGCAATCACAGTGATTTTATCTATCAGGAACCGTTGCAAACTTGGCAAAATCAAGGGGTTCTCACTGAATTAAATGTGGCTTTTTCTCGGTTGGGTGAGCAGAAGCAATATGTCCAAAACTTGATGGAACAGCAACCGGAAAAAATCTGGAAAATTCTCAGTCATCCCCAGTGTCATTACTATGTTTGTGGTGATGCAAAAATGGCGGATGATGTGTTTGCGGTGATGATGAACATCGCCAAAAAACAAGGCCAACTCACCCATGCAGAAATGGTGGAATTCTTTGACCGGATGAAGCAAGAAAAACGCTTCTTTACCGATGTTTGGGGGGTGCAGTTGCACTTTAAGCAAGCCATCGAAGAGGTACAAAAAAACAACTATTCCAAAGCCGCACTCTGGCTCAATCGCATCAAAGATTCCGTAGATGCTTACAAACCCGAATCAAACCCCATCTTTTACGAAGCTCTCCAGAAGCACTTCCCAGGCGCTCTACCCATGCCCGTTTATATGCAAATCACCTATGAAACGTTGGGTGATTACGGTTTTGAAAACAAAAATACAATGGGCATGACTACCCTCTGTCGGGATGAAATCACTGAACCATTTTTGACTGAAGTAGTCCGCAAATGGGGAAACTCATTCAATTGCTCTAGCTTGGCAGGGTTTGTGATGATGGGCAAAACGGCGGTAGCTGCTGCTACTGATCATGTGCCCATTGTGGGTGACAAGCGGCGGTTTGCCTTTTATGCCATGCCTCACATTGCCATTTCTAAAGATGGGGAAGTGGGCAAAGTCTACCGTTACGGCATCCAAAAAGTTTCTCATGCTTGTGGTGCATTGGAGGCGATCGCCAAAGAACTGTTATCCGGTAAGCTCATGTTAGAAATGGATATGCAGGATGTCGAACAAACCATCATTCGCCAAAAGATTCTTTCCAACATTCACTATGGAGACAAACCGAATTTAATTGAAATCACCAAATTGGCCTCCCAAATTATCTCTAAAGATATCCAAAGTTTGTTCAGTGTCGTCGATCCATCAATGTTTGAATATGCCGTCATGACAGGTATTCAAATTCACGGACCGATGGATACAAACTGGATTTATCCCCTAGAGTTTTATGTGGTGGGTCAGGATATTGCGGGAGGAAAAGAAGAGATTCCGGTATTTAAGGAAATGCAAACCCAGGAAGATGAAATGATGCTAACTTCTGTAGGTTAG